In Natronomonas halophila, one DNA window encodes the following:
- a CDS encoding PRC-barrel domain containing protein: MPRKHVTDDDQGKPVVDSSGEKIGMVTEVKSGTAYVNADPGLTDTIRSKLGWGDADQDDYALEENRIDSVTDDEIRLKGSF; encoded by the coding sequence ATGCCACGAAAGCACGTCACCGACGACGATCAGGGCAAGCCAGTAGTAGATTCCAGCGGCGAGAAAATCGGCATGGTCACCGAGGTCAAATCCGGAACCGCCTACGTGAACGCGGACCCCGGACTCACCGATACCATCCGGTCGAAACTCGGCTGGGGCGACGCCGACCAGGACGACTACGCCCTCGAAGAGAACCGCATCGACTCGGTAACCGACGACGAGATTCGACTCAAGGGTAGCTTCTAA
- a CDS encoding DUF7289 family protein — MLDSKLVTFARAERGVSEAVGMTLLVGIVVLGMAVILLAGGGQVTDEQETVETGQAEQALVQFDDDAERVASGGTTTRRVDLGLRVNDGTLDVEDDAGHVTVEYFDPFDPLNGTELVNTSMGAVVYENGDTTVAYQGGGVWRRDGNGSVMVSPPEITNPEKTLNVPVVETRKAGSVHSSVQLRRVDTTQGFPDETRDGNLTNKVDDGIVQLTIESRYYRAWGRYFEDETNAEVVYPPNREAVIVMFFGSRFNLGEEAGIIATSGPGELRVEGSGSYIDSYNSSNGNYSETSSNEGVVKSAGDIDLYGGAAIMGDAESNREILLDGSSEITGDACANGDIDKGGDATIGGDTNCSANVPILPPLDGLVATRADELARQNDNDRTPYIENRRFNVSGGDEIELQPGNYYLEKIEFENNETVVLNASGGDFNIVVEDYIVLDQGHVRITGEKGDGGVRVYLASEESSGRTVSGTGGEPADHFYVDGDSKVRVRNDSAPRFQVLAPSTFTGAIRASGSDDPQVTAIVMAPTPAAGPSQFIVRDSELFGAVVTGNLSAENNGEVHFDRGIYGEEIPFGEDSLIDFLYLTHHEIEVEGT, encoded by the coding sequence ATGCTAGACTCCAAACTCGTAACGTTCGCCCGCGCCGAGCGCGGGGTTTCGGAAGCGGTCGGGATGACGCTTCTCGTGGGTATCGTCGTCCTCGGCATGGCTGTCATCTTGCTGGCCGGCGGCGGCCAGGTGACCGACGAACAGGAGACGGTCGAGACCGGACAGGCCGAACAGGCGCTCGTCCAGTTCGACGACGATGCCGAGCGCGTCGCCAGCGGCGGCACGACGACACGCCGGGTTGACCTCGGCCTGCGGGTGAACGACGGGACGCTCGACGTCGAGGACGACGCCGGCCACGTCACCGTGGAGTATTTCGACCCGTTCGACCCGCTCAACGGCACCGAACTGGTGAATACGTCGATGGGCGCCGTCGTCTACGAGAACGGTGACACGACCGTCGCCTATCAGGGTGGCGGCGTCTGGCGGCGCGATGGTAACGGGTCGGTGATGGTCTCGCCACCGGAAATCACCAATCCGGAGAAGACGCTCAACGTTCCCGTCGTCGAAACGCGGAAGGCCGGCAGCGTCCACAGCAGCGTCCAACTCCGGCGGGTCGACACCACACAGGGCTTCCCGGACGAGACGCGGGACGGAAACCTGACGAACAAGGTCGATGACGGCATCGTCCAGCTCACAATCGAGAGCCGGTACTACCGGGCGTGGGGGCGGTACTTCGAAGACGAGACGAACGCCGAAGTCGTCTACCCGCCGAACCGGGAGGCCGTCATCGTGATGTTCTTCGGCTCCCGGTTCAACCTCGGCGAGGAGGCGGGAATCATCGCGACGTCCGGTCCCGGTGAACTTCGGGTGGAGGGAAGCGGGTCGTACATCGACAGCTACAACTCCTCGAACGGGAACTACAGCGAGACGAGTTCCAACGAGGGGGTCGTCAAGTCCGCCGGTGATATCGACCTCTACGGTGGGGCCGCGATAATGGGGGACGCCGAATCCAACAGGGAGATTCTGCTGGACGGCAGCTCGGAGATTACCGGCGACGCGTGTGCGAACGGGGACATCGATAAGGGTGGGGACGCGACAATCGGCGGCGATACGAACTGTTCTGCCAACGTCCCCATCCTCCCGCCGCTGGATGGGTTGGTGGCGACCCGGGCCGACGAACTGGCCCGTCAGAACGATAACGACAGGACGCCATACATCGAAAACAGGCGGTTCAACGTCTCAGGTGGCGACGAAATCGAACTCCAGCCCGGCAACTACTATCTGGAGAAAATCGAGTTCGAGAACAACGAGACTGTGGTCCTGAACGCGAGCGGCGGGGACTTCAACATCGTCGTCGAGGATTACATCGTCCTCGACCAGGGCCACGTCCGGATAACCGGCGAGAAGGGCGACGGCGGCGTTCGGGTGTACCTCGCAAGCGAGGAGAGTTCCGGGCGAACGGTCTCGGGGACCGGTGGCGAACCGGCCGACCACTTCTACGTCGACGGCGACAGCAAGGTGCGGGTCCGGAACGATTCCGCGCCCCGCTTTCAGGTTCTCGCACCGTCGACGTTCACCGGGGCAATCAGGGCCTCCGGGTCGGACGACCCGCAGGTGACCGCTATCGTCATGGCGCCCACGCCGGCGGCGGGACCGAGCCAGTTCATCGTCCGCGATTCGGAACTCTTCGGGGCCGTCGTAACCGGCAACCTCTCGGCGGAGAACAACGGGGAAGTCCACTTCGACCGCGGTATCTACGGCGAGGAGATTCCCTTCGGCGAGGACTCACTCATCGACTTCCTCTATCTCACCCATCACGAAATCGAAGTCGAGGGCACTTAG
- a CDS encoding DUF7344 domain-containing protein has protein sequence MTTPMAEGDRSATLDDVISAVADEHRRVVLRLLTEAEGERIRLDALVDGVIERIDGGDRPTAERRSRVRIALHQIHLPKLDACGLVRYDVETKQVQGTPGALCEDILTLINTHEAAE, from the coding sequence ATGACGACACCGATGGCCGAAGGCGACCGGTCCGCCACGCTGGACGACGTGATCTCGGCCGTCGCCGACGAACACCGACGGGTAGTCCTACGGTTGCTGACCGAAGCCGAGGGCGAGCGGATACGCCTCGACGCCCTCGTCGACGGCGTCATCGAGCGAATCGATGGGGGCGACCGCCCGACCGCCGAACGGCGCTCTCGGGTCCGCATCGCGCTCCATCAGATTCATCTCCCGAAGTTGGACGCCTGCGGACTGGTTCGCTACGACGTCGAAACCAAGCAGGTCCAGGGGACGCCGGGAGCGCTCTGTGAGGATATTCTGACACTCATCAACACCCACGAGGCCGCCGAGTGA
- a CDS encoding DUF1328 domain-containing protein — protein sequence MTDAVVSGGSYAVVKSLQLMPLQFSGDFLEWALFFFILAIVAAAIGAQGVAGISMTVAKWFIIIFVVLAVISLLL from the coding sequence ATGACTGACGCGGTGGTATCCGGCGGGTCATACGCAGTCGTCAAATCCCTGCAGTTGATGCCGCTGCAGTTCTCCGGGGACTTCCTCGAGTGGGCGCTCTTCTTCTTCATCCTCGCCATCGTCGCGGCGGCCATCGGCGCTCAGGGTGTCGCAGGAATCAGCATGACCGTCGCGAAGTGGTTCATCATCATCTTCGTCGTGCTCGCGGTCATCTCGCTGCTCCTGTAG
- a CDS encoding helix-turn-helix domain-containing protein translates to MATVMEFTSPADEFPLGTVFENLPEVTVELERLIPHESLIIPYFWVRGAAPEHIEAAFEPHAGVVNIELIDNVENEYLMRAEWEGEYFGVLNALASAEVAVLTGIGTKDGWHFEVRGESRKKISEFRSICQAHDISIEITAVHELLPVQGDTYELTDAQREALVLAFERGYFDTPRETSLEELADELGITQQSLSSRLKRGHRRLIAGALVSE, encoded by the coding sequence ATGGCTACGGTCATGGAGTTCACGAGTCCGGCAGACGAGTTCCCGTTAGGAACGGTCTTCGAGAACCTGCCGGAGGTGACCGTCGAACTGGAGCGACTCATCCCCCACGAGTCGCTCATCATCCCCTATTTTTGGGTCCGTGGCGCGGCCCCCGAGCACATCGAAGCTGCCTTCGAACCTCACGCGGGCGTGGTCAACATCGAACTCATCGATAACGTCGAAAACGAGTATCTCATGCGCGCGGAATGGGAAGGCGAGTACTTCGGCGTCCTGAACGCCCTGGCCTCCGCCGAGGTCGCCGTCCTCACCGGCATCGGGACGAAGGACGGCTGGCATTTCGAGGTCCGCGGCGAGAGCAGAAAGAAGATAAGCGAGTTCCGGTCCATCTGCCAGGCCCACGATATTTCCATCGAGATAACCGCCGTCCACGAACTGCTCCCGGTACAGGGCGACACCTACGAGTTGACCGACGCACAGCGGGAGGCGCTGGTGTTGGCCTTCGAACGCGGCTATTTCGACACTCCGCGTGAGACGTCGCTCGAAGAACTCGCCGACGAACTCGGCATCACCCAACAGTCGCTTTCCTCCCGCCTCAAGCGCGGTCATCGACGCCTCATCGCCGGGGCGCTCGTCAGCGAATGA
- a CDS encoding helix-turn-helix domain-containing protein: MSVIAEFRVSSTGFELGRILSVSSESTIELERLVPIGEAAVPLFWVHNSTRESFLQAIRDHSAVNDATEVDVFEDRTLFTLDWDASQDRFFDCLQRSAGQLLSATGTAENWNFEIRFPSHDDLSEFTDRCESANISLAMDRVYNPTSPDAGPWYGLTEPQREAMTLAVRMGYYDIPRGCTTKELAEKLDISDQAVTERLRRAIVSLVTNTLAAKPNE, translated from the coding sequence ATGAGCGTCATCGCAGAATTTCGTGTTTCATCTACTGGTTTTGAACTCGGTCGAATCCTCTCGGTCAGCAGTGAGTCTACCATCGAACTCGAACGCCTCGTTCCTATCGGTGAGGCCGCCGTCCCGCTCTTTTGGGTTCACAACTCGACGCGGGAGTCGTTCCTCCAAGCTATCAGGGACCATTCCGCGGTCAACGACGCTACGGAGGTGGACGTCTTCGAGGACCGAACCCTATTCACGCTCGATTGGGACGCTTCACAGGACCGCTTTTTCGACTGTCTCCAACGTAGTGCGGGCCAGCTTTTGAGCGCCACCGGTACGGCCGAAAACTGGAACTTCGAAATCCGGTTTCCCAGCCACGACGACCTCTCCGAGTTCACGGACCGCTGTGAATCCGCGAACATCTCACTGGCGATGGACCGGGTCTACAACCCGACGTCTCCCGATGCCGGCCCCTGGTATGGCCTGACCGAACCCCAGCGGGAGGCGATGACCCTCGCGGTACGGATGGGCTACTACGATATCCCGCGAGGCTGTACGACCAAGGAACTCGCCGAGAAACTCGATATTTCCGACCAGGCCGTGACCGAACGGCTCCGGCGGGCAATCGTCTCACTCGTCACCAACACGCTCGCCGCCAAACCGAACGAATAG
- a CDS encoding alpha-D-ribose 1-methylphosphonate 5-triphosphate diphosphatase: MNRDSNTTQNRDRRYGTAGVTPAVKEESTRIAGGRIVTPDGVYEDGSLLISGSRIERVNQSHDRRTHAHTTVDATDRVVMPGLVDLHGDDIESHLFPRPEARIDTDRAVVDADRANVTSGITTKFHAIAFEDDPDENRTVSLARELVETFEASPELLGDNRVHARCEVTESVDAVRELLSENTAIDLVSLMNHVPGDGQFADREAFERRYVEGHRLSPDGAERLAERRADTDESTLRDRIATLSDHASDAGLPVASHDDTAPETVERMAALDVSISEFPVTLAAAERASELGLHTVMGAPNLVQGGSLWGNLAVEDAVDAGVVDVLCSDYHPPSLLAAPFVPTGEPLHERVARVTSNPADAVGLDDRGRIEAGRRADVLVVDPEPVPTVERAFVNGEAVLQASETTRDRARTEYSPAS, from the coding sequence ATGAATCGCGATTCGAACACCACGCAAAACCGGGACCGGCGGTACGGTACCGCGGGTGTGACGCCCGCCGTCAAGGAGGAATCGACGAGGATTGCGGGCGGCCGAATCGTCACACCGGACGGGGTCTACGAGGACGGCAGCCTCCTCATCAGCGGGTCCAGAATCGAGCGCGTGAATCAGTCTCACGACCGGCGTACACACGCCCACACGACGGTCGATGCGACCGACCGGGTCGTCATGCCCGGCCTCGTCGACCTCCACGGCGACGATATCGAGAGTCACCTCTTTCCCCGGCCCGAGGCCCGCATCGATACCGACCGTGCCGTCGTCGACGCCGACCGCGCCAACGTCACCAGCGGCATCACGACCAAGTTCCACGCCATCGCCTTCGAGGACGACCCCGACGAGAACCGGACGGTCTCGCTGGCCCGCGAACTCGTCGAGACGTTCGAGGCGTCCCCGGAACTGCTCGGGGACAACCGCGTCCACGCGCGGTGTGAAGTGACCGAAAGTGTCGACGCGGTCCGGGAACTCCTGTCGGAAAACACCGCCATCGACCTGGTCTCGCTTATGAACCACGTCCCCGGCGACGGGCAGTTCGCCGACCGAGAGGCCTTCGAGCGCCGCTACGTGGAGGGCCACCGGCTCTCGCCCGACGGCGCCGAGAGACTCGCCGAACGGCGCGCCGATACCGACGAGTCGACCCTCCGGGACCGCATCGCGACCCTCAGCGACCACGCCAGCGACGCCGGACTGCCGGTCGCCTCCCACGACGATACGGCGCCCGAAACCGTCGAACGGATGGCCGCACTGGACGTCTCCATCAGCGAGTTTCCGGTCACGCTGGCCGCCGCCGAACGGGCCTCCGAACTCGGGTTACACACCGTCATGGGTGCGCCGAACCTCGTGCAGGGCGGCAGCCTCTGGGGCAACCTCGCGGTCGAAGACGCCGTGGATGCGGGCGTGGTCGACGTGCTCTGTTCGGATTACCACCCGCCATCGCTGCTGGCCGCGCCCTTCGTCCCGACGGGCGAACCCCTCCACGAACGCGTGGCACGCGTCACAAGTAACCCCGCCGATGCTGTCGGTCTCGACGACCGCGGCCGCATCGAGGCGGGACGCCGCGCGGACGTCCTCGTCGTCGACCCGGAGCCGGTCCCGACGGTCGAACGCGCCTTCGTAAACGGCGAGGCCGTTCTGCAGGCCAGCGAGACGACTCGTGACCGGGCCCGAACCGAGTACAGCCCGGCCTCGTGA
- a CDS encoding NAD-dependent epimerase/dehydratase family protein, with the protein MTQTHSIDHDISDRTVLVTGGAGFIGSHIADALVDDNTVRVLDDLSSGRRSHVPDGADLVVGDVRDEETLAEVMTGVDTVFHEAAVVSVEHSVDAPIETDDTNTGATLRVLEAARKEDARVVIASSAAIYGHPEYVPVDEDHPTTATSPYGVTKIAGDQYARLYESLYGLPTVALRYFNAYGPRQRGGAYSGVISRFVEQALAGDPITINGDGKQTRDFVHVDDIVRANLLAATTDSVGEAFNVGTGETVTIRELAELIRDVTDSDSPIEHTDPREGDVRHSCADVTAARKGLGFEPSITLADGLKTVPGVQQREK; encoded by the coding sequence ATGACTCAGACGCACTCAATCGACCACGACATCAGCGACCGTACCGTACTCGTCACCGGCGGCGCCGGCTTCATCGGGAGCCACATCGCCGACGCGCTCGTCGACGACAACACCGTCCGCGTCCTCGACGACCTCTCGTCGGGCCGCCGAAGCCACGTCCCCGACGGGGCCGACCTCGTCGTCGGCGACGTCCGCGACGAGGAGACCCTCGCGGAGGTGATGACTGGCGTCGATACCGTCTTCCACGAGGCGGCGGTCGTCAGCGTCGAACACTCCGTGGACGCACCCATCGAGACCGACGACACGAACACGGGCGCGACGCTGCGCGTCCTCGAAGCCGCCCGCAAAGAGGACGCCCGCGTCGTCATCGCATCGAGCGCGGCCATCTACGGCCACCCGGAGTACGTTCCGGTCGACGAGGACCATCCGACGACGGCTACCTCGCCGTACGGCGTGACCAAAATCGCGGGCGACCAGTACGCGCGGCTCTACGAGTCGCTCTACGGGCTGCCAACCGTCGCGCTCCGGTATTTCAACGCCTACGGCCCGCGACAGCGCGGCGGCGCCTACAGCGGCGTCATCAGCCGCTTCGTCGAGCAGGCGCTGGCCGGCGACCCCATCACGATAAACGGCGACGGCAAGCAGACCCGCGATTTCGTCCACGTCGACGACATCGTCCGGGCGAACCTGCTTGCGGCGACCACCGACAGCGTCGGCGAGGCGTTCAACGTCGGCACCGGCGAGACCGTCACGATACGCGAGTTGGCGGAGTTGATTCGGGACGTGACGGACTCGGATTCGCCCATCGAACACACCGACCCGCGGGAGGGCGACGTCCGGCACAGTTGCGCCGACGTCACGGCCGCCCGCAAGGGCCTCGGCTTCGAGCCGTCGATTACGCTGGCCGACGGTCTGAAGACGGTGCCCGGCGTCCAACAGCGCGAAAAATAG
- a CDS encoding ferritin-like domain-containing protein, translating into MNQNEDSGERSEDEAYNNTRRQFVAGSAGALGGIAVGSALSGSVLAQDDGEEETETDDEDGEPVENEFEDDVAILNYALTLEYLEASFYRQGLENISEEDLCNCKALSEDSQLRERAYDELTTIQQHEEQHVETLVSTIESLGGTPVEEPEFDFGLAVEYPMAFLGTAVQLEDIGVSAYAGAAPSIESEDLIPPALGIHSVEARHAAFLRTLNGQTSFPAVVDEARSRSEVLELASPFIVDEGDDGTGGNETEAPTENGTEMPTDNGTEMPTDNGTEMPADNGTEMPTTNGTETNGS; encoded by the coding sequence GTGAACCAGAACGAAGACAGCGGCGAACGGTCGGAAGACGAGGCGTACAACAACACACGACGGCAATTCGTTGCCGGGTCCGCCGGGGCCCTCGGCGGCATCGCGGTCGGCAGCGCCCTATCCGGGTCCGTCCTCGCACAGGACGACGGCGAGGAAGAGACCGAGACGGACGACGAGGACGGCGAGCCGGTCGAAAACGAGTTCGAGGACGACGTCGCCATTCTCAACTACGCCCTGACACTGGAGTACCTCGAAGCGAGTTTCTACCGGCAGGGACTCGAAAACATCAGCGAGGAGGACCTCTGTAACTGCAAGGCCCTCAGCGAGGACAGTCAGCTCCGCGAGCGGGCCTACGACGAACTAACGACGATACAGCAACACGAAGAACAGCACGTCGAGACGCTCGTCTCGACCATCGAGAGTCTCGGCGGAACGCCCGTCGAGGAACCGGAGTTCGACTTCGGCCTCGCGGTGGAGTACCCGATGGCGTTCCTCGGGACGGCCGTCCAGCTGGAGGACATCGGCGTTTCGGCGTACGCCGGCGCGGCACCGTCCATCGAAAGCGAGGACCTGATACCGCCCGCTCTCGGCATCCACAGCGTCGAGGCACGACACGCAGCGTTCCTCCGGACGCTCAACGGCCAGACCAGTTTCCCGGCGGTAGTCGACGAGGCACGCTCCCGGTCCGAAGTGCTGGAACTGGCGAGCCCCTTCATCGTCGACGAAGGCGACGATGGGACGGGCGGCAACGAAACGGAAGCACCCACCGAGAACGGCACCGAGATGCCGACTGACAACGGTACCGAAATGCCGACTGACAACGGTACCGAAATGCCGGCCGACAACGGCACCGAGATGCCGACAACCAACGGCACCGAAACGAACGGTTCGTAA
- a CDS encoding HalOD1 output domain-containing protein, translating to MVTTPAGVELQSFEDSPASGAYLARYDSNATSASMAVIATLSMVMDRCPTELAPLQSAVDTDALDAIFRESDTSGSGVSVTFSVPKHTVTVGSSGTVTVTKPEAQVSAETNGRPTQ from the coding sequence ATGGTAACTACACCGGCAGGAGTCGAACTGCAGTCCTTCGAAGACTCCCCAGCCTCTGGGGCGTATCTGGCGCGGTACGACTCGAACGCAACCTCCGCGAGCATGGCCGTTATCGCGACACTGTCGATGGTGATGGATCGCTGCCCGACCGAACTGGCGCCGCTCCAGTCGGCCGTCGATACCGACGCGCTCGACGCGATATTTCGCGAGTCGGATACGTCGGGGTCCGGCGTCTCGGTCACGTTTTCCGTACCGAAGCATACGGTCACTGTCGGCAGTTCCGGCACCGTCACGGTCACCAAGCCGGAGGCGCAGGTGTCGGCCGAAACCAATGGGAGGCCCACGCAATGA
- a CDS encoding type IV pilin, whose amino-acid sequence MTGNERAVSPVVATALLIGITVLLATTIGMALFDGSLGEAEAPEVTLSFEVDDTDRVHLRHEGGDRLAADEVVVLDERGNELAPGLSGDLTTGERSVIVDDATTVEEVTVVWRDPDSDTTSVLATFEP is encoded by the coding sequence ATGACGGGGAACGAACGGGCGGTGTCACCGGTCGTCGCGACGGCGCTACTGATAGGTATCACGGTGCTGCTCGCGACGACGATCGGCATGGCGCTGTTCGACGGGAGCCTCGGGGAGGCAGAGGCCCCGGAGGTGACACTCTCGTTCGAGGTCGACGATACCGACCGGGTTCACCTGCGACACGAGGGCGGCGACCGCCTCGCCGCCGACGAAGTCGTGGTGCTGGACGAACGGGGCAACGAACTCGCCCCCGGGCTCTCGGGGGACCTGACCACGGGCGAACGGTCCGTCATCGTCGACGACGCCACGACGGTCGAGGAGGTGACCGTCGTCTGGCGAGACCCGGATAGCGACACCACGTCGGTGCTGGCGACCTTCGAACCGTGA
- the glmS gene encoding glutamine--fructose-6-phosphate transaminase (isomerizing), which translates to MCGITARIGDDDSLDDLLVSLKNLEYRGYDSAGIAVQNGAGIEVSKCEGEVAELKSQLATNDHDGPIGIGHTRWSTHGPPTDENAHPHTGCKGRVVAVHNGIIENYNALREGLQARGHEFTSDTDTEVIPHLVEERLEAGMDPEVAFRDAVGELDGSYAIAMMVDGDPAVYATRNGSPLVVGVGEEANYLASDVPAFLEFTDRVVYLEDDDVVVITPEDHHITDLTGNAVSRPVETVDWDPEDAEKGGYDHYMLKEIHEQPVSLRQTIRGRIEGEDVVLEDFPPGTFNDVSRVQFIACGTSYHAGMYGEWLLSKWGVDANTFIASEYAAYPAPVDEETLVIGVTQSGETADTLEALKSARERGARTLAVTNVIGSTAARTCDDALFIRAGPEIGVAATKTFSSQVASLVLLGERLVRDVTGGPTEECQQRLESLKSLPEHVERVIENSNAAAISHQWLGGGGHFFIGRGNAYPVALEGALKFKEITYEHAEGFAAGELKHGPLALVTADTPVFAIGTGQHPKRLESNVREIQTRGAPVIAIAPRTETDLTDTADEFLPVPATHPDLVAILANVQLQLIAYHAADEMERSIDKPRNLAKSVTVE; encoded by the coding sequence ATGTGCGGCATTACCGCTCGAATCGGTGACGACGATTCCCTGGATGACCTGCTCGTCAGCCTCAAGAACCTCGAATACCGGGGGTACGATTCGGCCGGCATCGCCGTCCAGAACGGCGCGGGCATCGAGGTCAGCAAATGCGAGGGCGAGGTCGCCGAACTGAAATCCCAACTCGCCACCAACGACCACGACGGCCCCATCGGCATCGGCCACACGCGCTGGAGTACCCACGGCCCGCCGACCGACGAGAACGCCCACCCGCATACCGGCTGCAAGGGCCGGGTCGTCGCCGTCCACAACGGCATCATCGAAAACTACAACGCGCTGCGCGAGGGCCTGCAGGCCCGCGGCCACGAGTTCACGAGCGACACCGACACGGAGGTTATCCCCCACCTCGTCGAGGAGCGGCTCGAAGCCGGTATGGACCCCGAAGTCGCCTTCCGGGATGCCGTCGGCGAACTCGATGGTAGTTACGCCATCGCGATGATGGTCGACGGTGACCCGGCCGTCTACGCGACCCGAAACGGGTCGCCGCTGGTGGTCGGCGTCGGCGAGGAGGCGAACTACCTGGCCAGCGACGTCCCCGCCTTCCTGGAGTTCACCGACCGGGTCGTCTACCTGGAGGACGACGACGTGGTCGTCATCACGCCCGAGGACCACCACATCACCGACCTGACGGGCAATGCCGTCTCCCGCCCCGTCGAGACCGTCGACTGGGACCCCGAGGACGCCGAGAAGGGCGGCTACGACCACTACATGCTCAAGGAGATCCACGAGCAACCGGTGTCCCTCCGGCAAACGATTCGCGGGCGCATCGAGGGCGAGGACGTCGTCCTTGAGGATTTCCCGCCGGGGACCTTCAACGACGTTTCCCGCGTGCAGTTCATCGCCTGCGGCACCTCCTATCACGCCGGGATGTACGGCGAGTGGCTGCTGTCGAAGTGGGGCGTCGACGCCAACACGTTCATCGCCAGCGAGTACGCCGCCTATCCGGCGCCGGTCGACGAGGAGACGCTGGTCATCGGCGTCACCCAGAGCGGCGAGACGGCCGACACGCTGGAGGCCCTTAAGAGCGCCCGCGAACGCGGGGCCCGGACTCTCGCGGTGACGAACGTCATCGGGTCGACGGCGGCGCGGACCTGCGACGACGCGCTGTTCATCCGGGCCGGCCCCGAGATCGGCGTCGCCGCCACCAAGACGTTCTCCTCGCAGGTCGCCTCGTTGGTCCTCCTCGGGGAGCGACTCGTCCGGGACGTCACCGGCGGCCCGACCGAGGAGTGTCAGCAGCGACTGGAGTCGCTCAAGTCCCTCCCCGAACACGTCGAGCGAGTCATCGAGAACTCCAACGCCGCCGCCATCAGCCACCAGTGGCTCGGCGGTGGCGGCCACTTCTTCATCGGTCGCGGCAACGCCTACCCCGTCGCCCTGGAGGGTGCCCTGAAGTTCAAGGAGATAACCTACGAGCACGCCGAGGGCTTCGCCGCCGGCGAACTGAAACACGGCCCGCTCGCGCTCGTGACTGCCGATACGCCGGTGTTCGCCATCGGCACGGGCCAGCATCCGAAGCGGCTTGAAAGCAACGTGCGGGAGATTCAGACGCGCGGCGCCCCCGTCATCGCCATCGCGCCGCGAACGGAGACGGACCTCACCGACACCGCCGACGAGTTCCTCCCGGTTCCCGCCACCCATCCGGACCTCGTGGCGATTCTGGCGAACGTCCAGCTCCAGCTCATCGCCTACCACGCCGCCGACGAGATGGAACGCTCCATCGACAAGCCGCGCAACCTCGCGAAAAGCGTCACCGTCGAGTAA
- a CDS encoding DUF5658 family protein has translation MTATATADGLEDRIERWWRLFAVALFLLVPLDLLTTLLVVTRYGTVVEANPLMRWLLDQGLLVVTATNLGVVVLVVLLFQAAIRRIRQTPPAYHRAVTRVVDVWVGVLLVAGTVLVANNLAVLL, from the coding sequence GTGACTGCCACCGCGACCGCCGATGGACTCGAGGACCGCATCGAGCGGTGGTGGCGCCTGTTCGCGGTCGCGCTCTTCCTTCTGGTGCCGCTGGACCTGCTGACGACGTTGCTCGTGGTGACCAGATACGGGACCGTCGTCGAGGCCAACCCCCTGATGCGATGGCTGCTGGATCAGGGGCTTCTCGTCGTGACGGCGACCAACCTCGGCGTGGTCGTTCTCGTCGTCCTCCTGTTTCAGGCCGCTATCCGGCGAATACGGCAGACGCCCCCGGCGTATCATCGGGCTGTTACCCGCGTGGTGGACGTCTGGGTCGGCGTCCTTCTCGTCGCCGGGACGGTGCTCGTCGCCAACAACCTCGCCGTGCTCCTCTGA
- a CDS encoding type IV pilin yields the protein MEPRNLFTDDRAVSPVVGVALLIAIAVILAAVIGAVVLGLGTTGADTPQAQLNANLTGSQVTLDHQGGDKLPGNQVVIINRDTGNETTLGTDLSAGRSETVSLNHSDGDEIAVVWQDPDSGSETVLETFTYDP from the coding sequence ATGGAACCACGCAACCTGTTCACGGACGACCGCGCGGTATCGCCAGTCGTCGGCGTCGCGCTGCTGATTGCCATCGCGGTGATTCTGGCAGCCGTCATCGGCGCCGTCGTGCTGGGGCTCGGAACAACTGGGGCTGACACGCCGCAGGCACAACTGAATGCCAACCTCACCGGGAGTCAGGTTACACTAGACCACCAGGGTGGCGACAAACTTCCCGGCAATCAGGTCGTCATAATTAACCGTGATACGGGCAATGAAACGACCTTAGGTACTGACCTGTCTGCAGGCCGCAGCGAGACTGTGTCTCTAAACCATTCCGATGGTGACGAGATAGCAGTCGTCTGGCAGGACCCCGATAGCGGTTCGGAGACGGTCCTGGAGACGTTCACTTACGACCCATAA